The nucleotide sequence GGTGTAATTAATTCAATAGTCATCTTAATATTGTCACCAGGCATACACATTTCCACACCTTCAGGTAAAGCAATAGTTCCTGTTACATCAGTTGTCCGGAAATAGAACTGGGGACGATAACCATTAAAAAAGGGAGTATGTCGGCCACCTTCTTCTTTGGTAAGCACATATACTTCAGCAGCAAACTTGACATGAGGTTTAATAGTTCCCGGCTTGGCCAATACTTGACCTCTCTCAATTTCATCACGGCCAACTCCTCTTAACAAGGCCCCAATATTATCACCAGCGACAGCTTGATCAAGTAGTTTGCGGAACATCTCCACACCTGTAACCACAGTCTTGCGAGAATCTTCGCTCATACCAACAATTTCTACTTCTTCACCCACTTTAATGGTACCTCTTTCCACACGACCAGTAGCTACTGTACCCCGCCCGGTAATAGAAAAAACATCTTCCACAGGCATTAAAAAAGGCCTTTCAGTAGGTCTTTCCGGTGTAGGAATATAAGAGTCAACTGCCTCCATTAATTCCAAAATAGCTTCTCCCCATTCACTTTCTGGTTCTTCCAAAGCCTTTAAGGCTGAACCTCTAATAATGGGTAAATCATCACCCGGAAAATCGTACTCATTTAACAGTTCCCGCATTTCCATCTCTACCAATTCTAACAATTCCTCGTCATCTACCATATCTACTTTATTCATAAAGACGACAATATGGGGTACACCTACTTGACGAGCTAAAAGAATGTGTTCACGAGTTTGCGGCATGGGGCCATCAGTTGCGGAAACAACCAAAATAGCACCATCCATTTGGGCTGCCCCCGTAATCATGTTTTTAACATAGTCAGCGTGTCCTGGACAGTCAACATGAGCATAATGCCTATTAGCAGTTTCATACTCCACATGAGATGTGGAAATAGTGATACCGCGTTCTTTTTCTTCAGGTGCTTTGTCAATTTGATCATAAGCAATGGCCTGTGACAAATCACTTTTTGATAAAATCAAAGTAATTGCCGCCGTTAATGTGGTTTTACCGTGGTCTACATGACCAATAGTCCCAATATTCACATGGGGCTTTGTCCTTTCAAATGTTGCCTTAGCCATAATAATTTTCCTCCTTTAAAATTTAACTTAACTTTTCTCCCCGACGCTCCGCAATAATGTCTTGGGTAATATTTTGCGGAATTTCGCCATAATGGGAAAACTGCATTACATAAACACCACGTCCCTGAGTTTTAGATCTCAGATCAGTAGCATAACCAAACATTGCTGCCAAAGGAACCAGTCCTCTAATTACCTGTGCCCCGGCTCTAGTTTCCATACCTTCAATCTTGCCCCGACGAGCATTAATATCACCAATGACTTCCCCCATATATTCTTCTGGAACAACTACTTCCACTCTCATAATTGGTTCCAAAAGAATGGGATCAGCTTTTAGAGCACCTTCTTTCAAGGCCATGGAGCCCGCTATTTTAAAAGCCATTTCTGATGAATCTACTTCATGATAAGAACCATCATAAAGAGTAACCCGTAAATCAATTAAGGGATAACCTGCTAAAACACCATTTTCCATGGCTTCCTTAATACCACTATCTACATGAGGAATATATTCCTTGGGAATAACTCCTCCCACAATTTTATTAACAAATTCATATCCAGCACCAGGTTCCAAAGGTTCCAGCTCAATTTCACAATGACCATATTGTCCCCGACCACCAG is from Clostridia bacterium and encodes:
- the tuf gene encoding elongation factor Tu; the protein is MAKATFERTKPHVNIGTIGHVDHGKTTLTAAITLILSKSDLSQAIAYDQIDKAPEEKERGITISTSHVEYETANRHYAHVDCPGHADYVKNMITGAAQMDGAILVVSATDGPMPQTREHILLARQVGVPHIVVFMNKVDMVDDEELLELVEMEMRELLNEYDFPGDDLPIIRGSALKALEEPESEWGEAILELMEAVDSYIPTPERPTERPFLMPVEDVFSITGRGTVATGRVERGTIKVGEEVEIVGMSEDSRKTVVTGVEMFRKLLDQAVAGDNIGALLRGVGRDEIERGQVLAKPGTIKPHVKFAAEVYVLTKEEGGRHTPFFNGYRPQFYFRTTDVTGTIALPEGVEMCMPGDNIKMTIELITP